CAGTACGTCAAAGTCAGTGGCGACCATGTGCTCAGCTACTACACTCTCGAGGGCACCAACGCGGTATACGTCATTACCAAGGTCCAGTACGCCTCCCCGGTTACAGTCACCATCGAGTACAGAACCGCCCGCTACATCATCAGCACTTGGAACTACGTCTGGTACATGCTCTACTGGAGGTACGACCAGAAGTTCGGTCCGCTCTACCAGAAGGCCGTTGAACTCGGTGTTGACAACGAGACCCTCCAGGAGGCCCTATACTACAAGGAGCTCGCCGACGAGTACTACGAGGAGGGCAAGAAGTACATGAACCCGTACAGAGAGAACCTTGCCGTTGCGGCACTTCCGTACGTCAGGAAGGCCTACCTCAACATCCTCAAGGCCTACAGGATACTCGAGGAGGCCGTTAACGAGATAGAAGGTTCCGAGGGCTGATGCCCTCTTTTCTTCTCTCTTGATTTTTCTACCCAATGCTTTTAAACCACCGGATGTTTCTCTTCTCGGTGACGTTCATGATATACATCAAGGTCTATCGCGTTCAGGGAGAAGTTCTGTTGGCAGCATGCGACGAGGAGCTTCTTGGAAAGACCTTCAGAGAAGGAGAGCTCAAATTAGAAGTGAAGGAACGCTTTTACAAAGGAGAATTAGTTGAGGAAGATGCCCTGGAAAGCCTTCTCGAGGAAGCCACGATAGCTAACCTCACGGGCGAAAGATGCGTTAGAAAGGCTATAGAGCTGGGCTATGTGGACGAGGATAGAGTCCTGAGGATCCAGGGAATTCCACATGCACAAATGGCCAAGATGTTCCTCTGAGGAAATCAGAGATTTTTTAAACCTCCCTTCTCACTTCTTCTCCGGTGAGAACTATGAGCGAGAGGTTCTGCTACAGATGTGGAATAAGCGAGAGCGAGGGTGGGCCGCTGGTGGATGGTCTCTGCCAGGTGTGCTTCCGTAAAGAGAACCCTGTCCTGCTTATCGAAAGAGAGATAAACACCGAGCTCTGTCAAAACTGTGGGAGCTACAAGAAGCGGGGAGTGTGGGTTGACCCAAGCACCTACGAGCTTGAGGAGCTTATTTTTGAAGTTGCTGAGGGTGCTCTTCTTGAGGAGCTCGGGGATTCCCTCGATGAACGCGTGAGGAGCTTTGAGGTAGTTTCAATGGAAGAACTTGAGGAAATAAACGATCTCCCGGTTGGAGCGGCAGTAGTAGCCTTCCAGCCAGTGGACTGGCACATCGAGTACTTCCCTGCCATAATAACCTATGAAGTTCGTGTTAAGGCCAGAATCCACGAGCTCCAGCGTGAGCTCCACGACGAAGTCAAGTACGTGACGGTCTACGTCCGCCAGACGGTGTGTCCCCGCTGTCAGAAGTTCCTCGGCGGTTACTTTGAGGCTATCCTTCAGGTCAGGGCGGAAGATAGACCTCTAACTGAAGAGGAACGTAAAGCGATAGGCAAGCTCGTGGAGGAGAAGGTTGACGAGATAATGCGCAAGGACAGAATGGGCTTCATCCAAGATACCATAGAGAAGGAAGAGGGCTTGGACTTCTACATGGGTTCGACATCAAGTGCCAGAAAGCT
This genomic window from Thermococcus sp. LS1 contains:
- a CDS encoding DUF424 domain-containing protein, which translates into the protein MIYIKVYRVQGEVLLAACDEELLGKTFREGELKLEVKERFYKGELVEEDALESLLEEATIANLTGERCVRKAIELGYVDEDRVLRIQGIPHAQMAKMFL
- a CDS encoding 60S ribosomal export protein NMD3; translation: MSERFCYRCGISESEGGPLVDGLCQVCFRKENPVLLIEREINTELCQNCGSYKKRGVWVDPSTYELEELIFEVAEGALLEELGDSLDERVRSFEVVSMEELEEINDLPVGAAVVAFQPVDWHIEYFPAIITYEVRVKARIHELQRELHDEVKYVTVYVRQTVCPRCQKFLGGYFEAILQVRAEDRPLTEEERKAIGKLVEEKVDEIMRKDRMGFIQDTIEKEEGLDFYMGSTSSARKLAQAIKERFGGTISEAYELVGMDRQTSKEVYRTSVSVRIPKFQKGDIVEDKRGNVYEVERVDGKGMSLRNLSTNESEHRDWKTVKREGIDWAEYEENEAMVTSITPNEVQLMDMETYETYELEKPRIELREGEVYRMVEVKGRKYFLRRRE